A stretch of the Pseudoalteromonas ulvae UL12 genome encodes the following:
- a CDS encoding PulJ/GspJ family protein, whose translation MNKHRAFTLVELLVASLILFSVITTVSLIYRGAFIASEKANNHMDIVGVLPALLSEIQYHIRALPFELSHTEASGQVWQVHYEWKAKVIETKSVIDNVSSLEFGESNAVKKEFKLWQVELELSQGRIVREYLFSEVSWLDE comes from the coding sequence ATGAATAAACATCGCGCTTTTACTCTTGTTGAGTTGCTTGTGGCCAGTCTTATCTTGTTTTCCGTCATCACTACGGTTTCATTGATTTATCGCGGCGCCTTTATTGCGAGTGAAAAAGCAAATAATCACATGGATATAGTAGGGGTTTTACCTGCGTTACTGAGTGAAATTCAGTACCACATTCGAGCACTGCCTTTTGAGCTAAGTCATACCGAAGCTTCAGGGCAAGTGTGGCAGGTTCATTATGAATGGAAAGCGAAAGTTATTGAAACTAAAAGTGTCATCGATAACGTATCAAGCCTTGAGTTTGGTGAAAGTAATGCAGTAAAAAAAGAGTTTAAGTTATGGCAAGTTGAACTTGAGCTTAGTCAAGGGCGCATCGTTCGTGAGTATTTATTCTCTGAAGTGAGCTGGTTAGATGAATAA
- the wecA gene encoding UDP-N-acetylglucosamine--undecaprenyl-phosphate N-acetylglucosaminephosphotransferase has protein sequence MFTETLTVFFAFLASYIAIITIKPLAIKVGLVDEPCSRKKHIGSIPLIGGVSIFASVLISVLIFFPLDKPLVSYLVCAGAIVMLGVIDDYRQLGVKIRLCIQTLVALVMMWGSDIYIHNLGDLFATGDIDLAWIGIPFTIISVIAAINAFNMIDGIDGLAGSLSISTLVSVFLLMLFSGSFSITSLPLIIIATIVPYLAFNLGVKGHRNKKIFMGDAGSMFIGLSVVWFLMVCTQGESIAFRPVTALWIIAIPLMDMMAIIIRRLRKGQSPFMADRDHLHHVFMRIGFSPRRALSVIIMFSMVMSGIGILGELLLIPDIIMLSFFVLVFIAYSACIQHCWRVARFLRRYKK, from the coding sequence ATGTTTACAGAAACATTAACGGTCTTTTTTGCTTTTCTTGCATCATATATCGCGATCATTACTATCAAACCTTTGGCAATAAAAGTTGGCCTTGTTGATGAGCCTTGCAGTCGAAAAAAGCATATCGGGTCAATTCCATTAATCGGTGGAGTAAGTATATTTGCATCGGTATTAATATCCGTTTTGATTTTTTTTCCTCTTGATAAGCCTTTAGTTAGCTACCTCGTTTGTGCAGGTGCGATTGTAATGTTGGGTGTGATTGATGATTACCGCCAATTAGGTGTGAAGATTCGATTATGTATTCAGACTTTAGTTGCACTTGTAATGATGTGGGGTTCAGATATTTATATCCATAACTTAGGTGATTTATTCGCAACAGGTGATATAGACCTTGCTTGGATCGGTATTCCATTCACTATTATTAGCGTTATCGCGGCTATCAATGCATTTAATATGATCGATGGAATTGATGGTTTAGCTGGCTCATTAAGTATTTCAACCCTTGTATCTGTATTTTTATTAATGTTGTTTAGCGGTAGCTTTTCTATTACATCGCTTCCTTTGATTATTATAGCCACGATAGTTCCTTATCTGGCTTTTAACTTAGGTGTAAAAGGCCATCGGAATAAAAAAATATTTATGGGTGATGCTGGCTCAATGTTTATTGGCTTGAGCGTGGTGTGGTTTTTGATGGTTTGTACTCAGGGAGAAAGCATTGCTTTTAGACCAGTTACCGCATTATGGATTATTGCAATTCCACTGATGGATATGATGGCAATCATAATTCGCCGGTTGCGCAAAGGGCAATCTCCTTTTATGGCTGACCGAGATCATCTACATCATGTCTTTATGCGTATTGGGTTTAGCCCACGCAGAGCGCTTTCTGTGATTATAATGTTTTCCATGGTGATGAGTGGCATTGGTATTCTCGGTGAGTTGCTGTTGATTCCTGATATAATCATGTTGAGCTTTTTTGTATTAGTTTTTATCGCGTACTCAGCGTGCATTCAACATTGCTGGAGAGTAGCTCGTTTTTTAAGACGTTACAAAAAATAG
- a CDS encoding prepilin-type N-terminal cleavage/methylation domain-containing protein, giving the protein MNNKGFTLIELLISITLLSLLMFTGNYVYSQLASRWDKELGQFDKTAQRAQSLNWLQHALQGVEPYIVRNKQKKPVFLFIGANTSLLASTKRGIISDKYPEFFRISALENENRKFDLVYQAISTKDLLLLTSDQEIEFSHRLTLLTDLDEVRFSYFGWADLAAKTSLDPAIKPAWFSRYSGIDNLITPEKIKLTLVKNGQELNLFSILDINANDWYKHYIEVGF; this is encoded by the coding sequence ATGAATAATAAAGGTTTTACCCTGATAGAGTTATTAATTAGTATTACCTTGTTATCTTTACTTATGTTTACAGGTAACTACGTTTATAGTCAGTTAGCTTCACGGTGGGACAAAGAGTTAGGTCAGTTTGACAAAACAGCACAGCGTGCTCAGTCTTTAAATTGGCTGCAACACGCGTTACAAGGCGTCGAGCCTTATATTGTTCGAAATAAGCAGAAAAAACCTGTTTTTCTCTTTATCGGCGCAAATACGAGTTTGTTAGCCAGTACTAAAAGAGGCATTATTTCAGATAAATACCCTGAATTTTTTCGTATTAGCGCTCTAGAAAATGAAAATAGAAAGTTTGATTTGGTTTACCAAGCAATAAGCACTAAGGACTTATTGTTACTCACCAGTGATCAAGAAATCGAATTCTCTCATCGCTTAACTTTATTGACAGACTTAGATGAAGTGAGATTTAGCTATTTTGGTTGGGCGGATCTGGCGGCTAAAACCAGTTTGGATCCTGCAATTAAACCTGCTTGGTTTTCTCGTTATTCTGGCATTGATAACCTAATTACACCTGAAAAAATTAAGTTAACTTTAGTAAAAAATGGTCAAGAGCTTAACTTATTTTCAATCTTAGACATAAATGCAAATGATTGGTACAAACATTATATTGAGGTTGGATTTTGA
- a CDS encoding prepilin-type N-terminal cleavage/methylation domain-containing protein encodes MYGFTLLELVVVLSLVGLLLTVVAPVSISTLEKSEAKTELLSAKKWLKQLSYQAYISSNTVILKLNDNQVKVFSANNLTTPIQIKEFLSLSFPQQTIFINSKGVAQPTILEGRYRSQIWQLSLTEQIANE; translated from the coding sequence ATGTATGGGTTCACATTGCTTGAGCTCGTTGTAGTATTGAGTTTGGTTGGGTTGTTGTTAACCGTGGTAGCCCCAGTATCGATCAGTACATTAGAAAAATCAGAAGCAAAAACTGAGTTGTTATCAGCTAAAAAGTGGTTGAAACAACTGTCTTACCAAGCGTATATTTCTTCAAATACTGTCATTTTGAAACTAAATGACAATCAGGTTAAGGTTTTTTCGGCGAATAATTTAACCACTCCTATCCAAATTAAAGAGTTTTTGTCTTTGAGTTTTCCACAGCAAACGATATTCATTAACTCTAAAGGTGTCGCTCAACCAACGATACTAGAAGGGCGCTATCGGTCACAAATTTGGCAGCTAAGCTTAACAGAGCAGATAGCGAATGAATAA
- a CDS encoding type II secretion system F family protein, with protein MPLFIYKAYDNSGAKVDGQIEAADQSNAIQLLKKQHLLAYEIKAFDDSGVGLFAFQQKINLADLEFLTSELSLLLESGVRIDRGLDIIRKTKAKPALAKMLSEISHAIKKGASLSAACRAHPDVFDGLYCNLIELGEASGNLSEIFAGLAKDLKFKRELQRKIIGSLTYPLVILSVCLLSIFFIFNFIIPKMADMFSDAELLPWYTQAMLSISAWMTEYQGLLILAMIALVVFSIWLSKQSGFQKWWQRIALTLPVVAKAIITVERIRFNSGLSLMVKAGVPIDQALELSAGNIKNQYLNREMQIARQKVKRGNLLTPALQQTSLYPAFYISLLEVGEESGNLERVFDEIANRSRQDFETWTDNMTTLIEPLMILFMGGFVGGVVVMMLMSMVSINDIGL; from the coding sequence ATGCCGTTATTCATTTATAAGGCATATGATAATTCGGGTGCAAAAGTTGATGGCCAAATAGAAGCAGCAGATCAATCAAATGCAATTCAATTATTAAAAAAGCAACACTTATTAGCCTATGAAATAAAAGCCTTTGATGACTCAGGGGTTGGATTGTTTGCTTTTCAGCAAAAAATTAATCTAGCTGATTTAGAGTTCCTAACTTCTGAGTTGAGTCTCTTACTGGAGTCTGGGGTAAGAATCGACCGTGGTTTAGATATTATTCGTAAAACTAAAGCTAAACCAGCGCTTGCGAAAATGTTGTCAGAAATCAGTCATGCCATAAAAAAAGGAGCTAGCTTATCAGCTGCTTGTCGTGCTCATCCCGATGTGTTTGATGGCCTGTATTGTAATCTTATTGAATTAGGTGAAGCATCTGGGAATTTAAGTGAAATTTTTGCTGGCTTGGCTAAAGACCTAAAATTTAAAAGGGAACTGCAGAGAAAAATAATAGGCTCCTTAACTTATCCCTTGGTTATTTTAAGTGTCTGCTTATTAAGTATATTTTTTATTTTTAATTTTATAATCCCAAAAATGGCTGATATGTTCAGTGATGCTGAATTGCTACCTTGGTACACTCAAGCCATGTTGTCGATTAGTGCTTGGATGACTGAATATCAGGGGTTACTCATTTTGGCAATGATAGCGCTTGTTGTATTTTCTATTTGGCTCTCAAAACAAAGTGGTTTTCAAAAGTGGTGGCAGCGCATTGCATTAACACTTCCTGTCGTGGCCAAAGCAATTATTACTGTTGAGCGAATCCGTTTTAATAGTGGTTTGAGTTTAATGGTGAAGGCTGGGGTACCTATTGATCAAGCGTTAGAGCTATCAGCAGGCAATATAAAAAATCAATATTTAAATAGAGAAATGCAAATTGCTCGACAAAAAGTAAAAAGAGGTAATTTATTAACACCGGCATTACAGCAAACCTCTTTATATCCTGCATTTTATATTTCCTTGTTAGAAGTAGGTGAAGAATCAGGGAATCTTGAGCGTGTGTTTGATGAGATAGCTAATCGTTCACGACAAGATTTTGAGACTTGGACGGATAATATGACCACATTAATTGAACCTTTAATGATTTTATTCATGGGAGGTTTCGTTGGTGGGGTGGTGGTAATGATGCTAATGAGCATGGTGTCGATTAATGATATTGGACTCTAA
- a CDS encoding SLBB domain-containing protein, protein MKFLSLIFSTLVLIGTINSAYAASPTPQQLEQFKKLPKSQQKVLAKQYGIDLDSLNKKSSGDEPGSGVDTQTVFPRIEELDTEEEKLDKKFKPEVEELKPFGYELFAGEPMSFTPSETAAVPDTYIVGRGDEFQINLYGKENQMYDVAVDREGRLAIPDLTPVHVAGLSFAEVKELIKTKITQEIIGVKAFVSLGKLRSMRVMVLGEAYKPGSYTVSSLSSLSHALFVAGGVSDIGSLRNIQLKRAGVTITTLDYYDLLIRGDSSNDVMLKAGDVVFVPAVGKQVTISGLVKRPAIFELKDNETAEDLIKMAGGFKAEAFPQKTLVERYTGNSFKTVLTLDFSQKPVDYYPQDGDAIKIQASSKELENAVTLMGAVAHPGNYAWQKGDRVSSLISSLKTDVLPIADFDYSLIVREKNINGEIEVLQFSLLEANKDPSFDIELQPRDVIVVLSRFEEKVDEKRVLSNMAYTEDQIALQEKVELWQQYENRKFQEYIGIYIEEKELKEKDVDSLTQLLKGEKEELKEDEYSLFSRQLLLKPILLKLQQQASSGNEAQLIAVNGKVRFPGVYPLVKNAHVADAISAAGGLLESAFLDRAEITRLSQNSVNKVQHIDFSIESALNNKSDNQYRLQSKDSLNVFSVPNWQEEVSVQLIGEVRFPGTYSIKRGETLDSVLNRAGGFTEFSAPEGAIFTRESIRLKERAQLKKLSEDLRREIASRSFQNSVTDSSLSYDDTNKLLEDLSEVEALGRLVIDINEIYNGSQSLELENGDALYVPAVQNTINVIGEVNLATSHLYNKEMTLESYIAASGGFKQRADEERVYIIKANGSVQMPNEGRWFSVSSNYTLAAGDTIVVPLDAEHMDSLTLWSTVTSIIYNLGTAAASLSVLIK, encoded by the coding sequence TGCATCACCTACACCACAGCAATTAGAACAGTTTAAAAAGTTACCGAAATCTCAACAAAAAGTTCTCGCAAAGCAATATGGTATTGACCTAGATTCGCTTAATAAAAAATCAAGTGGCGATGAACCTGGGTCAGGAGTTGATACTCAAACTGTTTTTCCTCGAATCGAAGAGCTCGATACAGAAGAAGAAAAGCTAGATAAAAAATTTAAGCCAGAAGTCGAAGAGTTGAAGCCATTTGGGTATGAGCTTTTTGCAGGTGAACCGATGTCTTTTACACCAAGTGAGACAGCGGCTGTACCAGACACTTACATTGTGGGACGTGGTGATGAGTTTCAAATAAACTTATACGGTAAAGAAAATCAAATGTATGACGTGGCTGTTGATCGGGAAGGACGCTTAGCCATTCCTGATTTAACGCCTGTCCACGTAGCTGGGCTTAGTTTTGCTGAAGTTAAAGAGCTGATAAAAACTAAAATCACTCAAGAAATAATCGGTGTAAAGGCTTTTGTATCGCTTGGTAAATTACGCTCAATGCGAGTAATGGTTTTAGGCGAAGCTTATAAACCTGGTTCATATACTGTTTCTTCTTTGTCGTCTTTGAGTCATGCTTTGTTTGTTGCGGGCGGCGTCAGTGATATTGGGTCGCTACGAAACATTCAACTAAAACGTGCTGGAGTAACGATTACAACATTGGATTATTATGATTTATTAATCCGAGGTGATAGTTCAAATGACGTGATGCTTAAAGCCGGTGATGTGGTTTTTGTGCCAGCTGTTGGTAAGCAAGTTACTATTTCAGGTTTGGTGAAACGCCCTGCGATTTTTGAATTAAAAGACAATGAAACAGCTGAAGATTTAATTAAAATGGCTGGTGGGTTTAAAGCAGAGGCCTTCCCGCAAAAAACCTTGGTGGAGCGCTACACTGGCAATAGTTTTAAAACGGTTTTAACTCTCGATTTCTCACAAAAACCAGTTGATTATTATCCGCAAGATGGGGATGCCATTAAAATTCAGGCTTCATCCAAAGAACTTGAAAACGCAGTCACCTTAATGGGAGCTGTGGCACATCCTGGAAATTATGCTTGGCAAAAAGGAGATCGTGTATCAAGCCTTATTTCATCTTTAAAGACTGATGTACTGCCTATTGCTGATTTTGATTATTCTTTAATTGTTCGCGAGAAAAATATCAATGGAGAAATAGAGGTTTTACAATTTTCATTGTTGGAAGCAAACAAAGATCCTTCATTTGATATAGAATTACAGCCTCGAGATGTGATTGTAGTTCTTAGTCGCTTTGAAGAGAAAGTGGATGAAAAACGCGTGCTTTCAAATATGGCATACACCGAAGATCAAATAGCATTACAAGAAAAAGTTGAGCTTTGGCAGCAATATGAAAATCGAAAATTTCAAGAGTACATTGGTATTTATATTGAAGAGAAAGAGCTTAAAGAAAAAGATGTAGATAGCCTGACTCAGTTATTAAAGGGTGAAAAAGAAGAGCTGAAAGAAGATGAATACTCTCTCTTTAGCCGTCAGTTATTATTGAAACCGATTTTACTTAAGTTGCAACAACAAGCTTCCTCAGGAAATGAAGCACAATTGATTGCAGTGAATGGCAAAGTGCGTTTTCCAGGGGTGTACCCGCTAGTAAAAAATGCTCATGTTGCAGATGCTATATCTGCCGCAGGTGGATTACTAGAATCTGCGTTTTTAGATAGAGCCGAAATAACTCGCTTATCACAAAATAGCGTTAATAAAGTACAACACATTGACTTCAGTATTGAATCCGCACTTAACAATAAGTCAGATAATCAATATCGTCTTCAGAGTAAGGATTCACTGAATGTTTTTTCAGTGCCCAATTGGCAAGAGGAAGTGTCAGTACAGTTGATTGGTGAAGTTCGTTTTCCAGGTACTTATTCAATTAAACGTGGTGAAACGCTTGATAGTGTGCTGAACAGGGCTGGCGGTTTTACCGAGTTTTCGGCTCCGGAAGGTGCTATTTTTACTCGAGAATCAATACGTTTAAAAGAACGGGCACAGCTAAAAAAATTATCAGAGGATTTACGCCGCGAAATTGCATCACGAAGTTTTCAAAATTCAGTGACAGATTCATCATTGAGCTATGATGATACCAATAAACTTTTAGAAGACTTATCTGAAGTGGAGGCTCTAGGGCGTCTAGTTATAGATATTAATGAGATTTACAACGGTTCGCAATCACTTGAACTTGAAAATGGCGATGCTTTATATGTACCAGCGGTTCAAAATACGATTAATGTGATTGGCGAGGTTAATTTAGCAACTTCTCACTTATATAATAAAGAGATGACCTTAGAATCGTATATTGCAGCTAGTGGTGGTTTCAAACAGAGAGCTGATGAAGAGCGAGTCTATATTATAAAAGCTAATGGGTCGGTACAAATGCCAAATGAAGGGCGTTGGTTTTCTGTCTCTTCAAATTATACACTTGCAGCTGGTGATACAATTGTTGTTCCGCTCGATGCGGAACATATGGATAGCCTTACATTATGGAGTACTGTAACGAGTATTATCTATAACTTAGGTACTGCAGCTGCGTCGTTATCAGTACTAATAAAATAA
- a CDS encoding GspE/PulE family protein has translation MKIQSLLQEQFKVPPNDIERALSYQKKYGGRIEQILVNMGSLPDDQVAPLLSQYLDVPIYKQNVDFEPIELSDEDRDLFISNAWVPIRVIENGFVFVCKDPLNLQINEWLTLHNKTCELFIASESDIQFLISKYEQSDLTNLEDNFSGDEEERLKELATEAPTVNLLNSLISRALRQGASDMHLEPFQGRYRARFRIDGVLHEVESISARMQLPIVTRLKILSGMDIAEKRRPQDGKIEMKIANQELDIRVSALPLNDGESMVMRFLRKENVQYDMSVLGLSADIESMIREDIKTTAGVVLLTGPTGSGKTTTLYTFLNALNNNDVKIITLEDPVEYQLPGINQVQVKSEIGFDFSAGLRSIVRQDPDIIMLGEIRDKETAQIALQSALTGHLVFSTVHTNDAASAYTRLLDLGVEEFLLNAALVSIVAQRLARKVCTHCSQPHPDQEHLIAKYDLINFAKKFNIENIKLSKGVGCNACSHTGYKGRMAVTEYLRCDDAIKGMPKDSDFIPKAKAHNNSLNRRTLLEDGLFKAILGHTTIEEVVRVAG, from the coding sequence ATGAAAATTCAATCACTACTTCAAGAGCAGTTCAAAGTTCCACCGAATGATATTGAACGAGCTTTAAGCTATCAAAAAAAATATGGCGGACGCATAGAGCAAATCTTGGTCAACATGGGGAGTTTACCTGATGACCAAGTCGCCCCATTACTCAGTCAGTATCTAGATGTGCCTATTTACAAGCAAAATGTTGATTTTGAACCTATTGAATTATCTGACGAAGACAGAGATTTGTTTATCAGTAATGCTTGGGTACCAATCAGAGTAATCGAGAATGGTTTTGTCTTTGTTTGTAAAGACCCTCTGAATTTACAAATTAATGAATGGCTAACTCTCCACAATAAAACTTGTGAATTATTTATAGCTTCAGAAAGTGATATTCAGTTTTTAATAAGCAAATATGAACAATCAGATTTAACAAATTTAGAAGATAACTTTTCGGGAGATGAAGAAGAGCGACTAAAAGAGCTTGCGACAGAAGCACCTACAGTGAATTTATTGAACTCTTTAATTAGCCGCGCATTGAGACAAGGTGCATCAGATATGCACTTAGAGCCATTTCAAGGGCGCTATCGAGCACGTTTTAGGATAGATGGTGTGTTGCATGAAGTTGAATCTATTTCTGCGAGAATGCAGTTACCAATAGTCACTCGATTAAAAATCTTATCAGGAATGGATATTGCTGAAAAGCGACGCCCGCAAGACGGTAAGATTGAAATGAAAATTGCAAATCAAGAGTTGGATATCCGTGTGTCTGCGCTTCCTTTAAATGATGGTGAATCAATGGTGATGCGTTTTCTACGAAAAGAAAACGTTCAATATGATATGAGTGTGCTTGGTTTATCGGCTGACATTGAATCTATGATAAGAGAGGATATTAAAACGACAGCTGGTGTTGTGCTTTTAACTGGGCCAACAGGCTCAGGTAAAACGACTACACTTTATACTTTTTTAAATGCCTTAAATAATAACGATGTTAAGATTATCACGCTAGAAGATCCTGTTGAGTACCAACTACCAGGTATTAATCAAGTCCAAGTGAAAAGTGAAATAGGCTTTGATTTTTCGGCTGGTTTAAGAAGTATCGTGAGGCAAGATCCTGACATTATTATGCTTGGCGAAATACGTGATAAAGAAACCGCTCAAATTGCATTGCAGTCAGCATTAACCGGTCATTTAGTGTTCTCTACCGTGCACACTAACGATGCAGCCAGTGCCTATACACGTCTACTTGATTTAGGTGTAGAAGAATTTTTACTCAATGCTGCCTTAGTATCTATTGTTGCCCAACGCTTGGCTCGTAAAGTCTGCACACACTGCAGCCAGCCGCATCCTGATCAAGAACACCTTATCGCGAAATACGATCTCATTAACTTTGCCAAAAAATTCAATATAGAAAATATTAAATTAAGTAAAGGCGTTGGTTGTAACGCTTGCTCACATACAGGTTACAAAGGGCGAATGGCTGTGACTGAGTATCTGCGTTGTGATGATGCAATAAAGGGCATGCCAAAAGATTCTGATTTTATACCCAAAGCTAAAGCACATAATAATAGCCTTAACAGACGAACTTTGTTAGAAGATGGTTTGTTTAAGGCTATCTTGGGACATACTACAATTGAAGAAGTTGTAAGGGTTGCAGGTTAA
- the gspG gene encoding type II secretion system major pseudopilin GspG: protein MKNKQSCRQSGFTMMELLIVIVILGLLMSLVAPKFFSKLSSSERKIAAAQMAAFETAIDTYRLDLGKYPTELSQLRKSDEPRWDGPYLPKDIPLDPWGNPYIYKVPGTDNNPYELKSYGSDGKEGGADNNADIIHQ from the coding sequence ATGAAAAATAAACAAAGTTGTAGGCAGTCAGGTTTTACTATGATGGAACTTCTGATTGTTATTGTTATATTGGGATTATTAATGTCTTTGGTTGCGCCAAAGTTCTTTTCAAAATTAAGTTCATCGGAAAGAAAAATAGCTGCGGCACAAATGGCTGCTTTTGAAACAGCAATCGATACTTATCGATTAGACTTAGGTAAATACCCGACTGAGTTATCGCAATTAAGAAAAAGTGACGAGCCTCGCTGGGATGGCCCATATCTACCAAAAGATATACCGCTTGATCCTTGGGGAAATCCTTATATTTACAAAGTCCCAGGCACTGATAATAATCCATACGAGTTAAAATCCTATGGAAGTGACGGTAAAGAAGGTGGTGCGGATAATAACGCAGATATTATTCATCAATAA